From Salvia splendens isolate huo1 chromosome 3, SspV2, whole genome shotgun sequence, a single genomic window includes:
- the LOC121794649 gene encoding U-box domain-containing protein 43-like has translation MENHTSLVDTAQSMLQAVALARQVLVHKDNFKRFSASLEKTAIFLQELSKFKVKNSETVSRALEALKPEVDAAKQLAADCSNGNKIYLLLSCKKIVEKMESTSKSMSRAMALFPLDSLDVSPQTNQWLLNLCKNMEEAQYQVSAMEEEILQKVETGLEDRRATDRSFASNLLLLIAESVGISSEECDDLKMEFESFKNDIQHIESRNEALRMEQIILMLENADLVTTPKEKEMKYFTKRNSLGRQLLEPLQSFFCPITGDIMMDPVETSSGYTFEREAIEKWLALGNSLCPLTKTPLSKLSVRPNRTLRQSIEEWKNRNIMISIASMKPEIQSSDNQEVVNCLAKLHELCEKGELHREWVVMEDYIPIIAGLLHDKNSETRLHALAILFSLAKDSDNNKEAIANHNDSIRLVVYSLARKVEESTRALQLLLELSRIENVRNLIGDAQGGILLLVTLANSDDAQASKYAQELLDSLSFNDKNVVEMARAKFFRPLLQRLFEGPVAIQVIMADTLADLELTDHDKQCLSRDGALKPLLQMLQLDDIEVKSVAVRALDNLSGVASNGIQLIKEGAKSQLFELLFCHALSQLRQHVARIIMHLAMSTASPDASADQIRLLETEEDIFKLFSLVSFTGPDTQETLLHTFHALCRSPSGLDIRRELRQISAVKILVQLCELDDLAVRANAVKLLYYLTEDGYHPTFEEHVNRRCITTLVKIINTSDCKDEKAATMGVISRLPHNPQMSQDLSECGALEVIFDCLRNVRAAHEKEVVENAAEALCRFTVPSNLEWQKRVAEAGIVPVLVKLLASGAPPTKRNAAISLKQLSESSSSLTTPVKTNGFLSCCFAPSGEGICPVHTGICSTETSFCLLEAGAVRPLVMVLGEQDAPACEASLDAILTLIEGVQLQNGCKVLEDAGAVVLIIKLLNSSCSSLQEKTLGALQRIFRLVDFKTKYGKSAQMSLVDITQRGSSSTKSLAAKILAQLNVLNEQSSFFDGT, from the exons ATGGAAAACCACACCTCTCTCGTTGACACAGCTCAATCCATGCTTCAAGCAGTCGCCTTGGCAAGGCAAGTCCTGGTGCACAAGGACAATTTCAAGAGATTCTCTGCTTCCCTCGAGAAAACTGCCATCTTCCTCCAAGAGCTCTCCAAATTCAAAGTCAAGAACTCCGAGACCGTCAGCCGTGCTCTCGAGGCCCTCAAACCGGAGGTCGATGCAGCCAAGCAGCTGGCTGCAGACTGTAGCAATGGCAACAAGATTTACCTCCTCTTGAGCTGCAAGAAGATTGTGGAGAAGATGGAGAGCACCAGCAAGAGCATGAGCCGGGCTATGGCACTCTTCCCGTTGGACTCCTTGGACGTCTCGCCCCAGACGAATCAATGGCTTCTCAATCTCTGCAAGAACATGGAAGAAGCTCAGTATCAAGTCTCTGCAATGGAGGAAGAGATACTGCAAAAGGTCGAAACAGGATTGGAAGACAGAAGAGCTACTGACCGATCTTTCGCAAGCAATCTGCTCCTTCTCATTGCTGAATCCGTGGGGATTTCATCTGAAGAGTGTGATGATTTAAAGATGGAGTTTGAGAGTTTCAAGAATGATATACAGCATATCGAGTCGAGAAATGAGGCTCTGAGGATGGAGCAGATCATTCTAATGCTCGAAAACGCTGATCTGGTTACTACTCCAAAGGAAAAGGAGATGAAGTACTTCACCAAACGCAACTCGCTGGGGAGGCAGCTGCTAGAGCCTCTCCAGTCATTTTTCTGTCCGATCACTGGGGATATCATGATGGATCCGGTCGAGACATCATCGGGTTATACGTTTGAGAGAGAGGCGATTGAGAAGTGGTTAGCTTTAGGGAATAGCCTTTGTCCCTTGACTAAGACCCCCTTGAGCAAACTGTCTGTACGCCCGAATAGAACTCTCCGGCAGTCCATCGAGGAGTGGAAGAACAGGAACATCATGATCAGTATTGCTTCCATGAAACCCGAGATACAGTCAAGTGATAACCAAGAAGTTGTTAATTGTTTGGCAAAGCTTCATGAATTGTGTGAAAAAGGTGAGCTGCATAGAGAATGGGTGGTTATGGAGGATTACATACCGATAATTGCAGGTCTTCTTCATGATAAAAATAGTGAGACAAGATTGCATGCTTTAGCCATCTTGTTTTCCCTTGCAAAGGATAGTGATAATAACAAG GAGGCGATTGCTAATCATAACGACAGCATCAGGCTTGTTGTTTACTCGCTTGCACGCAAAGTTGAAGAAAGCACGCGGGCACTGCAGCTGCTCTTGGAACTTTCGAGGATTGAAAATGTAAGGAATCTCATTGGCGACGCGCAGGGAGGAATACTTCTTCTCGTCACTTTAGCAAACAGCGACGATGCTCAAGCTTCAAAATACGCCCAAGAGCTTCTGGACAGTCTTTCCTTCAATGATAAGAACGTCGTGGAGATGGCAAGGGCAAAATTCTTTAGGCCTCTGTTGCAGCGTCTTTTTGAAG GACCTGTGGCCATTCAAGTAATCATGGCGGATACATTAGCCGATCTTGAGCTGACTGATCACGACAAGCAGTGTCTTTCTAGAGACGGAGCACTGAAGCCTCTTCTTCAGATGCTTCAGCTCGACGATATAGAGGTTAAATCAGTAGCTGTAAGAGCTCTAGACAACCTATCAGGGGTGGCATCAAACGGCATTCAACTGATCAAAGAAGGAGCTAAAAGCCAGCTGTTCGAACTGCTCTTCTGTCACGCTCTATCCCAATTGCGCCAACATGTGGCGAGGATAATCATGCATCTAGCAATGTCCACAGCATCCCCAGATGCTTCTGCAGATCAGATTCGACTTCTGGAAACTGAAGAAGATATTTTCAAGCTATTCTCACTGGTTTCATTTACCGGGCCTGATACACAGGAAACCCTTCTCCACACCTTCCACGCCTTGTGCAGATCGCCTTCTGGTTTGGACATCAGAAGGGAGTTGAGACAG ATCTCTGCTGTGAAAATACTTGTCCAATTATGTGAGCTTGACGACCTTGCTGTGAGGGCAAATGCTGTGAAACTGCTCTATTATCTGACAGAAGATGGCTATCATCCGACTTTTGAGGAACATGTCAACAGGAGGTGCATTACAACGCTGGTCAAAATCATCAACACTTCAGATTGTAAAGACGAGAAAGCTGCTACCATGGGTGTGATCTCTCGCCTCCCCCACAATCCTCAGATGTCCCAGGACCTGTCAGAGTGTGGTGCACTTGAGGTCATCTTCGACTGTCTCAGAAATGTTCGCGCTGCTCACGAAAAAGAGGTGGTCGAAAATGCTGCTGAAGCTCTTTGTCGTTTCACAGTCCCCTCAAATCTTGAATGGCAGAAGAGAGTGGCTGAAGCAGGCATTGTTCCTGTGCTAGTGAAACTGCTAGCCTCCGGAGCCCCTCCCACGAAAAGAAACGCAGCCATTTCACTAAAGCAGCTATCAGAAAGTTCTAGCAGCCTGACCACACCAGTCAAAACCAATGGCTTCCTCAGCTGCTGCTTTGCACCTTCTGGAGAAGGTATCTGCCCTGTCCACACAGGAATTTGCAGCACGGAGACATCATTCTGCCTTTTGGAAGCAGGTGCTGTGAGACCACTCGTGATGGTACTAGGTGAACAAGATGCCCCAGCCTGTGAAGCTTCGTTGGATGCAATCTTGACCTTGATTGAAGGCGTGCAACTACAAAACGGGTGCAAGGTGCTTGAGGATGCTGGTGCAGTGGTTCTGATCATCAAGCTGCTAAACTCGTCTTGCAGCAGCCTGCAGGAGAAAACATTAGGAGCGTTGCAACGGATATTTAGACTCGTGGATTTCAAGACAAAATACGGTAAATCAGCACAAATGTCCCTAGTGGATATCACTCAGAGAGGAAGTAGTAGTACCAAGTCATTGGCTGCCAAAATACTTGCCCAGCTGAACGTATTGAATGAGCAGTCTTCCTTTTTTGATGGCACATAA
- the LOC121793944 gene encoding protein yippee-like At4g27740, which yields MDESGGRPLYSCRNCRNPVALHAYLESKKFKAKSGEAYMFRQAMNVVVGAKEVRQLMTGDYAIAKIFCRTCGDEMGWTYLTAFDARQKYKEGKYILEKAKILKEY from the exons ATGGATGAGAGTGGAGGGCGTCCACTATACAGTTGCAGAAACTGCCGGAATCCTGTTGCCTTACATGCTTATCTTGAATCCAAAAAGTTTAAG GCAAAATCTGGGGAGGCCTATATGTTTAGGCAGGCAATGAATGTTGTGGTTGGAGCAAAGGAAGTGAGGCAACTTATGACTGGTGACTACGCAATTGCAAAGATATTCTGCCGCACGTGCGGAGACGAAATGGGCTGGACTTATCTCACCGCTTTTGATGCCCGACAGAAATACAAGGAGGGCAAATACATTCTCGAGAAAGCTAAGATTCTCAAAGAATACTGA
- the LOC121793536 gene encoding dof zinc finger protein DOF5.3-like codes for MDAAQWPQGIGVECSRNSEKKPRPQKEQPLNCPRCKSTNTKFCYYNNYSLSQPRYFCKSCRRYWTEGGTLRNVPVGGSSRKNKRSSSSSTKKLTPPPQIQNPKQSYNDPPLYSGISELVALPFTLHPQNPNLLSSIISAPVHNSNPVVSSGFPLENRFGNSQQAVQGDPPIVFPFEAVGNQEIERDSNGFWTGMFPGSSW; via the exons ATGGATGCTGCTCAGTGGCCACAG GGAATTGGAGTTGAATGCTCAAGAAACTCAGAGAAGAAGCCAAGACCACAAAAGGAACAGCCTTTGAACTGCCCAAGATGCAAATCCACCAACACAAAGTTTTGCTATTACAACAATTACAGCCTCTCTCAACCTAGGTACTTTTGTAAGAGCTGCAGAAGGTATTGGACTGAAGGTGGAACTCTCAGAAATGTCCCAGTTGGTGGAAGCTCTAGAAAAAACAAAagatcttcttcatcttctacaAAGAAATTGACCCCACCACCTCAAATTCAAAACCCTAAGCAATCTTACAATGATCCGCCTCTCTACAGTGGAATTTCTGAGCTAGTGGCTTTGCCATTCACTCTCCACcctcaaaaccctaatttgctGAGCTCAATCATCTCTGCTCCGGTTCACAATTCCAACCCGGTGGTCTCCTCCGGTTTCCCTCTTGAAAACCGGTTTGGGAACTCACAGCAAGCGGTTCAAGGCGATCCACCAATCGTTTTCCCATTTGAAGCGGTTGGAAATCAAGAAATTGAGCGTGATTCGAACGGATTCTGGACCGGGATGTTCCCCGGCAGTTCATGGTGA